A window of Streptomyces sp. DG1A-41 contains these coding sequences:
- a CDS encoding LysR family transcriptional regulator, with protein MYDPTRLAALVAVAEAGSITRAAERLGYTPPALSQQLAKLEREAGSALLVRHHRGARLTGAGELLVARARRVLDELERARHELAGLAGLSGGVLRLGTFQTAGIHLLPPVLSAFRRAHPNVELSVADYEPPTGVMAVAAGDIDLALTHTYEPADAWALPASVRMEPVLVEELVLVTAPGHALADGTSRLALTELAGQPLISMAPEHPPRQGVETALARAGANLSVLVATPGYALVCALVSAGLGVGVVPEMVARTSLTPVGVRPLGAGELRRTISVAYRGDEAAPAVEAFRALLRGAFGRERHTSETR; from the coding sequence ATGTACGACCCGACCCGGCTCGCGGCGCTGGTCGCCGTCGCGGAGGCCGGGTCCATCACCCGGGCCGCCGAGCGCCTCGGCTACACGCCGCCCGCGCTCTCCCAGCAACTGGCCAAGCTGGAGCGGGAGGCGGGCTCGGCGCTGCTGGTACGGCATCACCGCGGGGCGCGGCTGACGGGCGCGGGCGAACTGCTGGTGGCGCGGGCCCGGCGCGTGCTCGACGAGTTGGAGCGGGCCCGCCACGAACTGGCCGGGCTGGCCGGTCTGTCGGGCGGCGTCCTGAGGCTCGGGACGTTCCAGACGGCGGGCATCCATCTGCTGCCGCCGGTGCTCAGCGCGTTCCGCCGGGCTCACCCCAACGTGGAGCTGTCCGTCGCCGACTACGAACCGCCGACCGGTGTCATGGCCGTGGCCGCCGGGGACATCGACCTGGCCCTGACCCACACGTACGAGCCCGCCGATGCCTGGGCGCTCCCCGCATCCGTCCGCATGGAGCCGGTCCTGGTCGAGGAACTGGTACTGGTGACCGCCCCGGGGCATGCCCTCGCCGACGGCACGTCCAGGCTCGCCTTGACGGAACTGGCGGGTCAGCCGCTGATCAGCATGGCGCCGGAGCATCCGCCCCGGCAGGGTGTGGAGACGGCGCTGGCCAGGGCCGGGGCCAACCTGTCGGTCCTGGTGGCGACGCCCGGGTATGCGCTGGTGTGCGCGCTGGTCAGCGCGGGTCTCGGGGTGGGCGTCGTACCGGAGATGGTGGCGCGGACGTCACTCACGCCGGTCGGGGTGCGCCCGCTCGGGGCGGGCGAGCTGCGCCGTACGATCTCGGTCGCCTACCGGGGCGACGAGGCGGCGCCGGCCGTGGAGGCCTTCCGGGCCCTGCTGCGCGGGGCGTTCGGCCGCGAGCGGCACACGTCAGAGACGCGGTGA
- a CDS encoding ATP-binding protein — MADHLEASVTLPSDPASVSAARAYVVGTLAEWGLPEDTEVSDSIRLIISELATNAVQHTFGQSPTFTVDVALDRDEHLRIGVTDSHPRLPRRLPAAVQQDNGRGLVIIRWLIAECGGRLRIRPTREGGKTISIELPWTVPAQPVPAAGQQEP; from the coding sequence ATGGCAGACCATTTGGAAGCATCCGTCACTCTGCCGAGCGATCCCGCCTCGGTCTCCGCGGCGCGCGCCTACGTGGTGGGCACGCTGGCGGAGTGGGGCCTGCCGGAGGACACGGAAGTGTCCGACTCCATCCGGCTCATCATCTCCGAACTCGCCACCAACGCCGTCCAGCACACCTTCGGGCAGTCACCCACGTTCACGGTGGACGTCGCACTCGACCGCGACGAACACCTGCGCATCGGTGTCACGGACAGCCACCCACGACTCCCCAGACGCCTGCCCGCCGCCGTCCAGCAGGACAACGGCCGCGGCCTCGTCATCATCCGCTGGCTGATCGCGGAATGCGGCGGCAGGCTCAGGATCCGCCCCACCCGAGAGGGCGGCAAGACCATCTCGATCGAACTCCCGTGGACCGTCCCGGCCCAGCCCGTGCCCGCGGCGGGGCAGCAGGAACCGTGA
- a CDS encoding helix-turn-helix transcriptional regulator → MQHGPAVRRRKLGAELRALRTSAGLTSGQAARLVGWHQSKVSRIETGTSGVKPADVRLLLDAYAVADTQLRELLMVLAGSEDSGGRHHWWHAYRGVLPPTYRDFISLESQAGAMRTLETTVVPGLLQTPEYARAVTKAAVEGLSEDRLDTLVEVRLARQDVLRADPPLELSAVLDEAVLRREVGGPGVMARQLDRLVEAARLPQVRLQVLPFAAGAHIGVTGPFVIFSFLRTSDLDVVVLDHLTSSLYLERKEDLQAYSEAFNALQVHALSPEDSLDFIAGTAAGA, encoded by the coding sequence ATGCAGCACGGTCCCGCGGTGCGCCGCCGGAAACTGGGCGCCGAACTTCGCGCGCTGCGCACCTCGGCGGGGCTCACCAGCGGTCAGGCGGCCCGGCTGGTGGGCTGGCACCAGTCGAAGGTCAGCCGTATCGAGACGGGCACGAGCGGGGTGAAACCGGCCGATGTGCGGTTACTTCTCGACGCGTACGCGGTGGCGGACACGCAACTGCGCGAGTTGCTCATGGTGTTGGCGGGGTCCGAGGACAGTGGCGGACGGCACCACTGGTGGCACGCCTACCGCGGGGTGCTGCCGCCGACCTACCGGGACTTCATCAGCCTGGAATCCCAGGCCGGCGCGATGCGCACGCTGGAGACGACCGTCGTCCCGGGACTGCTCCAGACGCCCGAGTACGCCCGTGCGGTGACGAAGGCCGCGGTGGAGGGCCTGTCGGAGGACCGGCTCGACACGCTGGTCGAGGTGCGTCTGGCCCGGCAGGACGTGCTGCGCGCGGATCCGCCGCTGGAACTGAGCGCCGTCCTGGACGAGGCGGTGCTGCGGCGGGAGGTGGGCGGGCCCGGGGTCATGGCCCGGCAGCTGGACCGGCTGGTCGAGGCGGCGCGGCTGCCCCAAGTACGGCTCCAGGTGCTGCCCTTCGCCGCCGGGGCGCACATCGGCGTCACCGGCCCTTTCGTAATCTTTTCATTTTTGCGCACTTCTGATCTGGATGTAGTTGTTCTCGACCACTTGACGAGTAGCCTCTACCTCGAACGGAAAGAAGACCTCCAGGCCTACTCGGAGGCCTTCAACGCCCTTCAGGTCCACGCCCTTTCGCCCGAGGACTCGTTGGATTTCATCGCCGGGACAGCCGCCGGCGCGTAA
- a CDS encoding DUF397 domain-containing protein: MRALPRHVPSSIELHGVRWLRSSYSTGANNCVETACPDAWPWAGLLAVRDSKDPAGPALLFSPRSWAEFTAAADRI, translated from the coding sequence ATGCGTGCACTGCCTCGTCACGTCCCCTCAAGCATCGAACTGCACGGTGTGCGGTGGTTGCGCAGCAGCTACAGCACCGGCGCGAACAACTGCGTCGAGACCGCGTGTCCGGACGCCTGGCCCTGGGCCGGGCTGCTCGCCGTGCGCGACTCCAAGGACCCGGCCGGCCCCGCGCTGCTCTTCTCGCCGAGGAGCTGGGCGGAGTTCACGGCCGCGGCCGACCGCATCTAG
- a CDS encoding 8-amino-7-oxononanoate synthase, with translation MAFGWIDEQARLRRRAGLVRTLRPRPAVSPLLDLASNDYLGLAHHPEVTDGAARAARLWGGGSTGSRLVTGSTELHAELEQELADFCGSEAALVFSSGYAANLAAVTALAPHGSLIVSDAGNHASLIDGCRLARGTTQVVAHAEPEAVRKALHTHEGTAITVSDTVFSVDGDAAPLAALAQVCREHGAGLVVDDAHGLGVLGDGGRGAPHAAGLAGADDVVVTVTLSKSLGSQGGAVLGPALVIDHLVNAARTFIFDTGLAPAAAGAALSALRLLRREPERAARARAVAGELYARLTAAGLEAVRPDAAVVSVRAPSPEDAVRWAAECRAAGLAVGCFRPPSVPDGISRLRLTARADLTGEQIERAVRLIGETRP, from the coding sequence ATGGCGTTCGGCTGGATCGACGAGCAGGCGCGGCTGCGCCGCCGTGCCGGACTCGTACGGACTCTGCGCCCCCGTCCGGCCGTTTCACCGCTCCTCGACCTGGCGAGCAACGACTACCTGGGGCTGGCCCACCATCCCGAGGTCACCGACGGGGCGGCCCGTGCCGCGCGGCTCTGGGGCGGCGGCTCGACCGGCTCCCGGCTCGTCACCGGCAGCACCGAACTGCACGCCGAACTGGAACAGGAACTGGCCGATTTCTGCGGTTCCGAGGCGGCCCTGGTCTTCTCCTCCGGCTACGCGGCCAACCTCGCTGCGGTCACCGCGCTGGCCCCGCACGGCTCCCTCATCGTCTCCGACGCGGGCAACCACGCCTCACTCATCGACGGCTGCCGGCTGGCCCGCGGCACCACACAGGTGGTGGCGCACGCCGAGCCGGAGGCCGTGCGCAAGGCGCTGCACACACACGAGGGCACGGCGATCACCGTGTCCGACACGGTCTTCTCGGTCGACGGCGACGCGGCCCCGCTCGCCGCGCTCGCCCAGGTGTGCCGGGAGCACGGCGCCGGTCTGGTGGTCGACGACGCCCACGGCCTGGGCGTCCTCGGTGACGGCGGCCGCGGCGCTCCGCACGCGGCGGGACTCGCGGGTGCCGACGACGTGGTCGTGACGGTCACGCTGTCCAAGTCGCTCGGCAGCCAGGGCGGAGCCGTCCTCGGCCCCGCCCTGGTGATCGACCACCTGGTCAACGCGGCGCGGACGTTCATCTTCGACACGGGTCTCGCCCCCGCGGCGGCGGGGGCGGCCCTGTCGGCCCTGCGGTTGCTGCGCCGCGAGCCGGAGCGCGCGGCGCGGGCCCGTGCGGTGGCGGGCGAGTTGTACGCACGCCTGACCGCCGCGGGCCTGGAAGCGGTACGTCCGGACGCCGCGGTGGTCTCGGTGCGGGCGCCCTCCCCCGAGGACGCCGTGCGCTGGGCGGCCGAGTGCCGCGCGGCGGGCCTGGCCGTGGGCTGCTTCCGTCCTCCTTCCGTACCCGACGGCATCTCACGGCTCAGGCTGACCGCCCGCGCGGACCTGACCGGGGAACAGATCGAACGCGCTGTACGACTGATCGGCGAGACGCGGCCATGA
- the bioB gene encoding biotin synthase BioB, protein MDLLNTLVDKGLRRELPTREEALAVLATSDDDLLDVVAAAGKVRRHWFGRRVKLNYLVNLKSGLCPEDCSYCSQRLGSRAGILKYTWLKPDQASDAAAAGVAGGAKRVCLVASGRGPTDRDVDRASETIRTIKEKNEGVEVCACLGLLSDGQAERLREAGADAYNHNLNTSEATYGEITTTHTYADRVDTVEKAHAAGLSACSGLIAGMGESDEDLVDVVFSLRELDPDSVPVNFLIPVEGTPLAKEWNLTPQRCLRILSMVRFVCPDVEVRIAGGREVHLRTMQPLALHLANSIFLGDYLTTEGQAGKADLEMIADAGFEVEGTDQVTLPEHRAAGGCHGGGVCGSEGGGACGSDSAPEAAESSTAAEPRTAAEPRTDLVAVRRRGAGTDLAPNA, encoded by the coding sequence ATGGACCTGCTGAACACGCTGGTGGACAAGGGGCTTCGGCGCGAGCTGCCGACCCGAGAAGAGGCACTGGCCGTCCTCGCGACGTCCGACGACGACCTGCTCGATGTGGTGGCCGCGGCCGGGAAGGTGCGCCGGCACTGGTTCGGCCGACGGGTGAAACTCAACTATCTCGTCAACCTGAAGTCCGGCCTGTGTCCCGAGGACTGCTCCTACTGTTCGCAGCGGCTCGGCTCCCGGGCCGGCATCCTGAAGTACACGTGGCTCAAACCGGACCAGGCCTCCGACGCGGCGGCGGCCGGTGTGGCCGGGGGCGCCAAGCGGGTGTGCCTGGTGGCCAGCGGGCGCGGTCCGACCGACCGGGACGTGGACCGCGCCTCCGAGACGATCAGGACGATCAAGGAGAAGAACGAGGGCGTCGAGGTGTGCGCCTGCCTCGGGCTGCTCTCCGACGGACAGGCCGAACGGCTGCGCGAGGCGGGCGCCGACGCCTACAACCACAACCTCAACACGTCCGAGGCCACGTACGGGGAGATCACGACCACGCACACGTACGCCGACCGCGTGGACACCGTCGAGAAGGCCCACGCGGCAGGGCTGTCCGCCTGCTCCGGTCTGATCGCCGGCATGGGCGAGTCGGACGAGGACCTGGTCGACGTGGTCTTCTCGCTGCGCGAGCTGGACCCTGACTCGGTTCCGGTCAACTTCCTGATCCCGGTCGAGGGCACCCCGCTCGCCAAGGAGTGGAACCTCACCCCGCAGCGCTGCCTGAGGATCCTGTCCATGGTGCGCTTCGTGTGCCCGGACGTCGAGGTGCGCATCGCGGGCGGCCGGGAGGTCCATCTGCGCACGATGCAGCCGCTCGCCCTGCACCTGGCCAACTCGATCTTCCTCGGCGACTACCTCACCACCGAGGGCCAGGCGGGCAAGGCCGACCTGGAGATGATCGCGGACGCCGGGTTCGAGGTGGAGGGCACCGATCAGGTGACGCTGCCGGAGCACCGGGCGGCCGGCGGCTGCCACGGCGGCGGGGTATGCGGTTCCGAGGGTGGCGGAGCCTGCGGTTCCGATTCTGCCCCGGAGGCCGCGGAGTCCAGCACAGCGGCCGAGCCTCGTACGGCTGCCGAGCCCCGTACCGACCTGGTCGCCGTCCGCCGCCGGGGCGCCGGAACGGACCTCGCGCCCAATGCCTGA
- a CDS encoding adenosylmethionine--8-amino-7-oxononanoate transaminase, protein MPDLSVPELLELDRRHVWHPYGPMPGRQEPHVVESASGVRLRLADGSGELVDGMSSWWSAIHGYNHPALNEAARGQLERMSHVMFGGLTHEPAVRLAKLLVDMSPEGLEHVFLADSGSVSVEVAVKMCLQYWRSLGRPRKQRLLTWRGGYHGDTWQPMSVCDPEGGMHELWTGVLPRQVFVGPPPVAYEESYAEQLRTAIARHADELAAVIVEPVVQGAGGMRFHSPAYLRVLREACDAYDVLLVFDEIATGFGRTGALFAAEHAAVTPDVMCVGKALTGGYLTMAATLCTSRVAHGISQGEVPVLAHGPTFMGNPLAAAVACASIDLLLGQDWLTEVKRIETGLRDGLAAAAELPGVEDVRVLGAIGVVQLDHAVDMRAATEAAVREGVWLRPFRDLIYTMPPYVTGDADVARIARAVRAAAREG, encoded by the coding sequence ATGCCTGACCTCAGCGTCCCCGAGCTGCTCGAGCTGGACCGGCGGCATGTGTGGCATCCGTACGGCCCGATGCCCGGCCGCCAGGAGCCGCACGTGGTGGAATCGGCGAGCGGGGTGCGGCTGCGGCTCGCCGACGGCTCGGGAGAGCTGGTCGACGGCATGTCCTCCTGGTGGTCGGCGATCCACGGCTACAACCACCCGGCGCTGAACGAGGCGGCGCGCGGGCAACTGGAGCGGATGAGCCACGTGATGTTCGGCGGGCTCACCCACGAGCCCGCCGTCCGGCTGGCGAAGCTCCTTGTCGATATGTCGCCCGAAGGCTTGGAGCACGTCTTCCTCGCCGACTCCGGGTCCGTGTCGGTCGAGGTCGCGGTCAAGATGTGCCTCCAGTACTGGCGCTCGCTGGGCCGCCCCCGCAAGCAGCGGCTGCTGACCTGGCGCGGCGGCTACCACGGCGACACCTGGCAGCCGATGTCGGTGTGCGATCCCGAGGGCGGGATGCACGAGTTGTGGACCGGGGTGCTGCCGCGTCAGGTGTTCGTCGGTCCGCCTCCGGTCGCGTACGAGGAGTCGTACGCCGAGCAGTTGCGCACGGCGATCGCACGGCATGCCGACGAGTTGGCCGCGGTGATCGTGGAGCCGGTGGTGCAGGGCGCGGGCGGGATGAGGTTCCACTCCCCCGCCTATCTGCGGGTGCTGCGGGAGGCCTGCGACGCGTACGACGTGCTGCTGGTGTTCGACGAGATCGCGACCGGTTTCGGCCGTACGGGCGCGCTGTTCGCGGCGGAGCACGCGGCCGTGACGCCGGACGTGATGTGCGTGGGCAAGGCGCTGACCGGCGGTTATCTGACCATGGCGGCGACGCTGTGCACCTCGCGGGTGGCCCACGGCATCTCGCAGGGTGAGGTGCCGGTGCTGGCGCACGGCCCGACCTTCATGGGCAATCCGCTGGCCGCGGCCGTGGCCTGCGCCTCCATCGACTTGCTGCTCGGCCAGGACTGGCTCACAGAGGTCAAGCGGATCGAGACGGGCCTGCGGGACGGGCTCGCGGCGGCCGCGGAACTCCCGGGCGTCGAGGACGTGCGGGTGCTCGGCGCCATCGGGGTCGTGCAGCTGGATCACGCCGTGGACATGAGGGCGGCCACGGAGGCGGCCGTACGCGAGGGCGTGTGGCTGCGGCCGTTCCGCGACCTGATCTACACCATGCCTCCGTACGTGACGGGCGACGCGGACGTGGCGCGCATCGCGCGGGCGGTGCGCGCGGCGGCGCGGGAGGGATGA
- the bioD gene encoding dethiobiotin synthase: MSVLVITGTGTEVGKTVVTAAVAATALAAGRSVAVLKAAQTGVRPDEPGDAAEVARLAGAVTTAELARYPEPLAPATAARRAGRAPVHPHEVAEAAAKLATEHDLVLIEGAGGLLVRFDPTGGTLADAARLLSAPVLVVAPAGLGTLNMTELTARELRSRALDLAGIVIGSWPAAPDLASRCNLADLPDVAGAPLLGSVPAGSGALSPAVFRAAAPHWLAPRLDGTWDAEAFQLREAPRAS; the protein is encoded by the coding sequence ATGTCGGTACTGGTGATCACGGGCACGGGCACGGAGGTCGGCAAAACGGTCGTGACCGCCGCGGTGGCCGCGACGGCGCTGGCCGCCGGCCGTTCGGTGGCCGTGCTGAAGGCCGCGCAGACGGGCGTACGGCCCGACGAGCCGGGGGACGCCGCCGAGGTCGCGCGGCTCGCGGGTGCCGTGACGACGGCGGAACTCGCCCGGTATCCCGAGCCGTTGGCGCCCGCCACGGCCGCCCGCCGGGCCGGTCGCGCCCCCGTGCACCCGCACGAGGTCGCGGAGGCCGCCGCCAAGCTGGCCACCGAGCACGACCTGGTGCTGATCGAGGGCGCGGGCGGACTGCTCGTACGGTTCGACCCGACCGGCGGCACCCTGGCGGACGCGGCCCGGCTGCTGTCGGCCCCGGTGCTGGTGGTGGCGCCGGCTGGGCTCGGCACCCTGAACATGACGGAGCTGACGGCGCGTGAACTCCGCTCCCGGGCGCTGGACCTGGCGGGGATCGTGATCGGGAGCTGGCCCGCCGCGCCGGACCTCGCCTCGCGCTGCAATCTCGCGGACCTGCCGGACGTGGCCGGAGCGCCACTGCTGGGCTCCGTCCCCGCCGGGTCGGGGGCCCTCTCCCCCGCCGTCTTCCGGGCGGCCGCGCCGCACTGGCTGGCGCCGCGCCTGGACGGCACGTGGGACGCGGAGGCGTTCCAGCTGCGGGAGGCGCCCAGGGCGTCCTGA
- the bla gene encoding class A beta-lactamase, whose protein sequence is MHTTHPRPSRRTALVLGAAAALSLGGGTAHALPGTGGVTARLRELEREHTARLGVYARNLRTGRTVAFRADERFAMASVFKTLAAAAVLRDLDRDGEFLARRIRYTQDYVTQSGYSPVTQENLANGMTVGELCDATIRFSDNAAGNLLLKELGGPTAITRFARSIGDGVTRLDRWEPELNSAEPWRVTDTTSPRAIGLSYARLVLGDVLEPRDRARLTDWLLRNTTSTEKFRKGLPPKWVLADKTGQPAYGGAHDVGITWPPDGTPIVLSVLTTQPEQDAPADDALVARTAALLAAELA, encoded by the coding sequence GTGCACACCACACACCCACGCCCGTCCCGGAGAACGGCCCTCGTGCTGGGCGCCGCAGCCGCTCTCTCGCTGGGCGGCGGCACGGCCCACGCCTTACCCGGCACGGGCGGCGTCACCGCACGGCTGAGGGAACTGGAGCGGGAGCACACCGCCCGGCTGGGCGTGTACGCCCGCAATCTGCGCACGGGCCGGACGGTGGCGTTCCGGGCCGACGAACGCTTTGCGATGGCCTCGGTGTTCAAGACGCTCGCCGCCGCGGCCGTCCTGCGCGACCTCGACCGCGACGGCGAGTTCCTGGCCCGGCGCATCCGCTACACGCAGGACTACGTCACGCAGTCGGGGTACTCCCCCGTCACCCAGGAGAACCTCGCGAACGGCATGACCGTCGGCGAACTGTGCGACGCGACCATCCGCTTCAGCGACAACGCCGCGGGCAACCTGCTGCTGAAGGAGCTGGGCGGACCGACCGCCATCACGCGCTTCGCCCGTTCGATCGGTGACGGTGTCACCCGGCTCGACCGGTGGGAGCCGGAGCTCAACAGCGCGGAACCGTGGCGCGTGACCGACACGACCTCTCCCCGCGCGATCGGCCTGTCCTACGCCCGCCTCGTGCTCGGCGACGTGCTGGAGCCCCGGGACCGGGCCCGGCTCACGGACTGGCTGCTGCGCAACACCACCAGCACCGAGAAGTTCCGCAAGGGACTTCCCCCAAAATGGGTGCTCGCCGACAAGACCGGCCAGCCGGCGTACGGCGGCGCCCACGACGTGGGCATCACCTGGCCGCCCGACGGCACGCCGATCGTGCTGTCCGTCCTGACGACCCAGCCCGAGCAGGACGCACCGGCCGACGACGCGCTGGTGGCCAGGACGGCCGCGCTGCTGGCGGCGGAACTCGCCTAG
- a CDS encoding class I SAM-dependent methyltransferase, producing MPLRSARSGKVQRDAVHHPLFARYYARVSVTAETRMGMGRVRERLLGGLSGRVIEIGAGNGLNFAHYPGTVAEVVAIEPERRLRQLAVEAALRAEVPVDVVPGAAEALPVKSEGFDAAVVSLVLCSVRDVPRALGELRRVLRPGGEVRFFEHGRGGGRVMTFTQRALDRTVWPVLNGGCHLAREPVRALRDAGFELGPYRRMLMPEQGPTLPTSYCVLGTAWRPPEA from the coding sequence ATGCCGCTCCGGTCCGCCCGCTCCGGCAAGGTGCAACGGGATGCCGTGCACCATCCGCTGTTCGCCCGCTATTACGCCCGGGTCAGTGTCACCGCCGAGACGCGGATGGGCATGGGCAGGGTGCGCGAGAGGCTGCTCGGCGGGCTGTCGGGGCGGGTGATCGAGATCGGCGCGGGCAACGGGCTGAACTTCGCGCACTACCCGGGCACCGTCGCGGAGGTCGTGGCCATCGAGCCGGAGCGGCGACTGCGGCAGCTGGCCGTGGAGGCCGCCCTGCGCGCGGAGGTGCCGGTGGACGTGGTGCCGGGTGCGGCCGAGGCGCTGCCGGTCAAGAGCGAGGGCTTCGACGCGGCCGTGGTGTCACTGGTGCTGTGCAGTGTGCGGGACGTGCCCCGGGCGCTCGGGGAGCTCCGGCGGGTGCTGCGGCCGGGCGGAGAGGTGCGGTTCTTCGAGCACGGCCGGGGCGGCGGCCGGGTGATGACCTTCACCCAGCGCGCGCTGGACCGGACGGTGTGGCCGGTGCTGAACGGGGGCTGCCACCTGGCGCGGGAGCCGGTGCGGGCGCTGCGGGACGCCGGTTTCGAACTCGGCCCCTACCGGCGGATGCTGATGCCGGAGCAGGGACCGACGCTGCCCACCTCGTACTGCGTGCTGGGCACCGCGTGGCGCCCGCCCGAGGCGTAG
- a CDS encoding fic family toxin-antitoxin system, toxin component, producing MSNLEIDLAWLLMLAEQKTPGDPQVTDWGALVAAVARHQAAIFDVPVYDSPHARAAALLQLLIHVPALERSNALFASAVAYAYLVASGAKVVTSPEQVRDLALLVKSGEASVRDIEQELRQWSL from the coding sequence TTGAGCAACCTCGAGATCGACCTCGCCTGGCTGCTGATGCTCGCCGAGCAGAAGACCCCGGGAGACCCCCAGGTCACCGACTGGGGAGCCCTCGTCGCCGCCGTCGCACGCCACCAGGCCGCCATATTCGACGTCCCCGTCTACGACAGCCCGCACGCCCGCGCCGCCGCGCTGCTCCAGCTCCTGATCCACGTCCCCGCGCTGGAACGCTCCAACGCCCTGTTCGCCTCCGCCGTCGCCTACGCGTACCTCGTCGCCAGCGGCGCCAAGGTCGTCACCTCGCCGGAGCAGGTTCGCGACCTCGCCCTGCTGGTCAAGAGCGGCGAGGCGTCGGTGCGGGACATCGAGCAGGAGCTGCGCCAGTGGAGCCTGTGA
- a CDS encoding ABC transporter ATP-binding protein yields MSTPAAEHVPGLASADGIAARARGLTKAYGSGETTVLALDAVDVDIVRGRFTAVMGPSGSGKSTLMHCLAGLDTVSAGRVWLGDTEITGLRERELTRLRRDRIGFMFQSFNLIPTLNALENITLPMDIAGRKPDEKWLDQVIDTLGLRDRLGHRPSQLSGGQQQRVACARALASRPELIFADEPTGNLDSRAGLEMLGFLREAVDLLGQTVVMVTHDPGAAAHSDLVLFLGDGRIVDEMRRPTAETVLERMKRFDVIRTRPEGAPPAAGSEGAPSAEEN; encoded by the coding sequence TTGTCCACACCTGCTGCGGAGCACGTCCCCGGCCTCGCGTCGGCCGACGGGATCGCGGCCCGGGCCCGCGGTCTGACCAAGGCGTACGGCTCGGGCGAGACGACCGTGCTCGCGCTCGACGCGGTGGACGTCGACATCGTCCGCGGCCGCTTCACCGCGGTGATGGGCCCTTCGGGCTCCGGGAAGTCCACGCTGATGCACTGCCTGGCGGGGCTCGACACCGTCTCGGCCGGCCGGGTGTGGCTCGGCGACACGGAGATCACGGGCCTGAGGGAGCGCGAGCTGACGCGGCTGCGCCGCGACCGGATCGGGTTCATGTTCCAGTCGTTCAACCTCATCCCGACCCTGAACGCGCTGGAGAACATCACCCTGCCCATGGACATCGCGGGCAGGAAGCCCGACGAGAAGTGGCTGGACCAGGTGATCGACACCCTCGGTCTGCGGGACCGGCTCGGGCACCGGCCGTCCCAGCTCTCCGGCGGCCAGCAGCAGCGGGTGGCCTGCGCGCGGGCGCTGGCCTCCCGGCCCGAGCTGATCTTCGCGGACGAGCCGACCGGCAACCTCGACTCGCGCGCCGGCCTGGAGATGCTCGGCTTCCTGCGCGAGGCGGTGGACCTGCTCGGGCAGACCGTCGTCATGGTCACCCACGACCCGGGCGCCGCCGCCCACTCCGACCTGGTGCTCTTCCTCGGGGACGGCCGGATCGTCGACGAGATGCGGCGGCCGACGGCGGAGACCGTCCTGGAGCGCATGAAGCGTTTCGACGTGATCCGCACCCGCCCCGAGGGCGCGCCGCCCGCCGCGGGGTCCGAGGGCGCCCCGTCCGCCGAGGAGAACTGA